In Erigeron canadensis isolate Cc75 chromosome 8, C_canadensis_v1, whole genome shotgun sequence, the DNA window CGATCTTTGAGTAATCTCCAAAGAAATATGTTGACTTTCATAGGCACCAAGGAGTTCCAGTGGGTTTTGTAATCACCAGATGGTAAGATCGAGAGATCCAAGTGTAGTCTAATATCTTTTACTGAAACAGAAGTGTTTTCATTGAGGTTCCAACGCCATGAATCCGGATTTGCAACCAATGTTACTGCCTGTAGGTTATCTATCAACTCCTCTAGTTGAGATTCCTCACGACCGCCCCTTATGCTCCTTCCCCAGTTCCAAGTCCATGAGTTGTCAAAGAAACGATCAGATAGTAAGCAATTCGGCTAAGTTTCACGAGCAAATAAATGGGGGTACCTGTTAGCTAATGATGCTCCTCAAAGCCAAGTATTAGTCCAAAATCTAATACTTCTGTCTAAAATTTATTTGCTTCATTAACATGTGTATCTATCTTGCATTTATAAGAGTGGACTATTAGGTTGGAGTTTATCAGAGTCATAAGTTTGATCCTAGACATGTATGTTCGAGCATCACATACTGCATAATTGAATGTCAccgtggtgtctcgaatgctaattTCTAACTATTAACTACTGATTCATTGTGTAACTATTTAATATCAAGCTTTTAGTTTTTACTAGTTGTATGTGACATATTATATCTTAGCAAATCAATTACATGGTGACTTAAAAAATGACATGGCAAACTATTATGATTGTCATGTCACtaaacatactttttttttatctaactaGCACAGTGACCGCAATGTGGTGGTGGTCTTCATGACAACAGTGTGGTGAAACAACTGTTGGTGACTGAGGCAGTATCAAATGGTGTAATTATagatgtaaaaaactaaaaataattgataaatggttaatgaagatattttaaaatataaaagattgatagtgtaatttaattattaatgttaaggagttaatgtaggtgaaaatattttaagagtgccaagtttaaatattacatatgtTTCAACATTTCCGAAAAtagagttattttttttattatataaaaacagTAGTTATCCGGGCTTTCTAAAGCCCTTTACAAACCGAAAGCTATATTAAAACAAtgtcacataggataaaatcatACATGGCATCTCCATAATTTTTTTGACATTATTTAtcttatctaccaataaaccgaaacaagattcacatgttcttgaaacgacacgtggcgtaatgcttgatcgacacgtgtcattttaatttatttattttgttaagttagctttttttagttgtatataaattcaattttcttattagacttataattaaactctaacgcttggcttattaatacaaaagacattataaccttattttattgatcgttttctcattaataatttttctttttttcattttcaattcttcaactcctattacttatattaattataagttGTTAACATAAAgactttaaaattttgagtttacgatccaaaatcacaagtttatttgtcatcatccattATGACTACAAGTTTCAATTTTGATGTGgtactaaaaatttaaggtaaatccaaaactctaactaaacatatattatatttattaatagtgtttattataattttgctTTGATTATcaatttactttaaccacaatttatttcatacgcATGAATCATGTAagaggcatattcgaatttctttatcaTAGAATTAATATGAATACCGTATATCGGTATTAGaactagtttatatatatttaaaagaaaataaaaattgaaataagATTATTGTGTTATACTCGTAGATACATTGTCCAAATTTACTCTGTCAAAGTTAATATCAAATCAAGCAACCAAATCCTATATAAATCTCTTCCAAAATAAGCATAAATCTATATGGCTATAAAATTATATGAAGATATCTCagtattaattaactaatgtaataaagaaaaatCCTGAATTATTTTCTTCTGCTTGGTACGTCCCTActccttttttcttctttgtccaACAATTTTAAGTTTTGTGGCCTTTCATCATAAATTACGCGGTGGTTCTTGTGTACAAGATTTTGCCGTCACTCTTTAAATCCCTTGTTTCTTAAATGTATAACTATATCTCTATACACCGGGATtgagtttttttcatttttctatacGCTTCATCTAGTTTTTGCCCGTCTTTGTTATGTTTGTaactaatgtatatatatatgtttagacattgttttgggtttaatttttttatgcatttgTACGTTTACATGTTATTATTTGGggtttttgtatttgttttgcaGATCGATGGGGCGTGCAAAGCTAAGGATGGAACTCATAACGAAAGAGAGAGCCAGAAACACGGCTTATCAGGCAAGAAAACTCGGGATCATAAAGAAAGCATCCGAATTCAGTATCCTTTGTGATGTTGATACCATCATTATCATGTTCCCTCCTGATTCTAACAAGCCTGATATTTGGCCTGATAACCATaataaaatcaagaaaaccATTGCCTCTTACAAGTCAAAAAAGGGCGAAACAGGGAGAAGAACTTACGATCTTCATGACTTTTTTGAAGATCATAAGAGAAAGATTGAAGACGAACTTGTGAAGGCCaggaaaaaaaacatggaaGCCAAATACCCGATGTGGTTTGATAAGTTAGATGGTTTAAACACAAGTGAACTGGCACAATTTGCCATATGGTTGCAAAATAAAGAGGATATAGTGATAGCTCGTCTTGATCTCTTGAAACGAAACATGAGCATTAATCAACAGCCCTTTATGTTTGACAATATGCAGCATATGTTTCATTATGCAGGTTTTGGTTCAGGTTCACAGCCTGCAGGTCTTGATCATGGTCAAGTGGTTAACCAGTACACTACACATGATAATGGCTGGCTCCAGGATGCAGCAGCAACACCGTATCTACCGTTAGGGAGTGAACTAACAGGGCAGAGTTCTCTGGAGTATGAAGGTGGTGTGGTTAATGGCCATAACTTGAACCAGTGGGCATCTCCACAGCTAGAGGTGCAAGGCGGTCGGATGCCAGACTTTGCAATGCAAGAATTGAACAAGTGGGCATCTCCACAGCCAGTGGTGCATGACAGTATGGTGCTGGACCTTGTGAGGCAAAATTTTCAATCGCAGGTTAACAATGGTGGTGGGCAATTTTCCACAATGAATGATCATCAAGGAAGGTTTCAGGATTAATAGTAGTTTGTGGCTGATTTAATCTTTAAGACTTTTTTGGacatgggttttttttatttgcttttcttctttttgtatttttaaggattttgatcattttcattttatccATTTTCCACTTATATGTTTAAGTTTTTTGCGAGCTTCTGCAGTTTTACTTTAGATTTACCAGATAGATTTTGTTTGATTTAGCTTAGATCACCCTTTCTTCTGTTATTTTTTGAAACTGGAGAATGCTTTTGGCAAGTATGGTTTTGGTAGACATAGCTCTTGAGGTTGTGGTTAACACAAAATCTCAGATGTGTCCAGGATATGGTTGCCTCATATGAGCCTGTATCTTTGTACATTGCCTTTGCCAATATTCTTGtatgattattaaaatttaatgtacCAACATTCATAGATACAATATAATACAAGAACAGAAGCAGAGTAAATACATTTGGGATTTAATCGTTTTTTAACATTGTAAAAGCTACCGTCAAGGATCAATTATTTCTACAATAAGTATCTTAATATACTCGATAAAttgctaatatatatgttaaatgaaGTAATATGTCAATAACACAATTTTGCTATACACAACTAATTCAACCTTTTACGTAATTGTACAATGTGTAATTTACTGTATGTACATTTCTAACTTAGTAGTGTATCATATTTTAAAACCTTAATTTTCTGCCTAGAAATCAATTCAGccagaagaaagaaaaaatataaatacaagagGTGATACTATTTATTTCGGCATTAAAAATAATCATTTCTCTGGTACCATGGTATCATCAACAAACAACATGAGTTGTCAATAATACACAAGGTTGATCGTTTATGCAAAGCCCTCCTATCACACAAACCTAACCGATCTTGCTCCTTTCAGTAGGCAAACATAACCACACACTAGATTGCGAACCCCTGCAgattcaaaaatgggtttttcCGACCTATAAGGGTCACGTGTCCAATTTTATAAACTTCTGCATCTTCATTTCTCATAATTGTAGCAAAAAGTATCTTAGAGCAAAGTTGAGTTGATAACAAGATAGCAGCCATATAGATGATTATGAGCTTGGATCAAGTGATAGAGCACAAGAAAAACAATGGTCCAGGTAAGTGGATTTCAGAACATTTGAAGATAGAAGGTATGGAATGTCAACCGTCAACGTAAAAGACCCAGGAATATTGGATCCATTCTAGTGAGTATATCCAACTTAAAAATTTAGAAGGCCTCATACAGTGCATAGTAAAATATATCACTGCAGTTAAGACAGCAGTATTGGATTGAATCAAGCGTGAAAACCACAGGCAGGTTTAAACTAAGGGCTAGTTTTGGCATCACCAATCATGTTTCCATTTTAAACACTCCTGCAATGGTGTCAAATCCTTTTAACAGTTTTCCCTAACTGTCTTCTCATGACTTAATATCTTCTGGTTAAGCACAACAAAAATAACGTTTCCGACGGCAAAGGTGCATTTTATATATGGAACACTCATATACTACAACGAGGTTCATTTCATTCAGGATTTGCATAATCGGGAATATTGAGAGCATGTTTACATATTCGAGTAGGAATGCATCATTGTTAATTTGTATTACTTTAAACCATTTACATCCATAATCAACTTGAACTAGTTTCATCAAACAATTCAAGTGCAACTGGAGCTGGGAACCATTCAAAACTGACTAACCTATTAACCATCAACAAGGTAAATATTGATTCAATCATAgcaaaaacaacaaacaaaacatttgtattacaacttgcacATACTCTAACAAACTAACAGAGTGACATGCTCACAAGAGCTAAATATAACATAGATACCGACCCGACGTGGCTAAAGATCATAATCCAACACACACTgtttcaatttgataaaatcttaATCTTGTTTCACATAAGCAATATAAGAATCAAACCATCACAAAATCTTAGAATTCATTGCCCATTAGTAGAACCTTTAAAGTCGTAAGAAACTCTCATAAACATTTCACAGTCTTAGTAATCACCAAAATTGCATAATTTCATCCAAATGTATCATCAAAAAaccattaacaaaaataaaacataatcaaaCTAATATCTCAATCTTAAACACCAGATCAAGAAtccaatattatttttaactaaaaaaaaagaaagacaacaccttctttctttcttttaagtGCAATGACGAAGGCGCTTTTTAAGTTTCTTCAACTTATGTttattcatcttcttctttcttttcttctttacaCTATCCGCCCAAATCATCTCATTCTCATTACTCGAACCCGACCCATCTGGGTTCGGATCCTTTTCGGGAAAAGACTCCAGACACCCAGATGAAGAAATTGGATTTAAGAAATACCCAAATGAAAAACTGGGGTAAGCATGGACCCGATTGAAATGGGTCACATTTTCATCAGATAAAGATTCAAGAAAACAGTTTTTTGTACTGGAATTTTGGTCATGAACAAGATTTGGAATTAGGGTTTGGGTTGGTTTTTGAGAGGCGAGTAAAGCCCTGATTGTTGTTCCAGTTATGGGTTTGTTGCGaataattttgtgaaaaatttGAGACATGTTTTTTCCCCTTCTGATGTCATGTTGTGTTTGTAAAAGAAAGATAGATATATGAAAAGGAGAAACATTTTGACGGCAAAATGGAAACGAAATATTTTGTGATGGGgtccaaaaaacttttaatCAAATATGCCCCCATGCAGGATCGAACTACAGACCTCCAGTTTACAAGACTGGCGCTCTACCACTGAGCTATAGGGGCTGCTTAACATTTCTGATATAGtgttcatatatatcatattatttgttatgtatacttcttttgattaattttttataatggCTGATGATAGataaattttgaatgaaatCCTACAATGTTTAATTTTTGTACAGTAAGAAATATAAagtgttattttgttttgttttttttgaacTAGAGGCTATATATGAAGTACTTTTGATAACATTTGATTGTATTATATAAATGGATATGCATCTACATTTTAATGTGTTAGATAAGTATCTGAAAGTAAGATCGACAAGAATGAACTGTATTAAGGCTCGTAAATGGAGAAATCATTAGTTGACATTAGAAGaatattcattttatatatgtaagagACAACAAATGCACTTTTCCTAATTAAAATGTGTTCATGTTGGAAAAAATCATAGATGGTCTACAATTGTAAATATGTTGTTGTCCACTTTAAAATCCTTTTAAAGGTACCAACCGGTTTTTTCTTCACATATTtgaaatatgtatatacacgTGAATCTAGTGATATGGTGTGTGACACCTTATCACTCTTCCTTTTTAAAGCATCTACACATGCGCATACTTCATGATATTCATATGAAGAATagtatgtttctttttcttctttaagtaATTCTACCAAATTTTGCGTTTTTTTATCGTGTTAATTAAGGAGTGGATCTCGGATAAGTTGTATGTTTTAATGGAAACTAATATACCTCTACTCTCCTTCTCATAAGAGTCTTGACATCAGTGGTGTCACTCTACACTTCCTCTATTGTATTATGTATAGTTATACTTACTATGACACCGTCGATGCATTCAAATTACTAACATTCCATAATCCGGTTCATTTATCAATTAATTCAAAGTGCCCACTAAACGATATGGTTCCAGATGGGAGCCAAATTTGGTGCATTTTTCATCAACAAAATTATTTAGTGAGGTAACGACTCACATGTTAGTCCACATCGGCCGAGTGAAGCAAACAAAGGACAACAGATACTTATTAAACACAAGGTCCAAAGGATATAACAAAACATACCTTTCTCGGCCTTTTGGCTAAGATCAAGTGTAGTATCTTCTTATCAGTTTAATATCTGATGTATGAGTCATCTGCTCACTCGATATTAATCTTAATTTTCATGGGTAAAGACCCATCACAATAGCTTGCTATTGGGGTCTGTGAGAGTCCTTGGTGTTGCACTATTGCCTTGGCCTGGCTCACCCCTTTAAACTAAGGTTTAAGCTTTACTTGGTTCAACTAAAAcgataatataaagaaaaatataatttatatttcataCTTTTGGTTGTAGGACTACATTATTTGTTACGTTTTGCATAACCAATTTTTCCAATCAGATACATTCTACTGGGATCCGTCACATTGATAGACTACATATGGGCTCATCAACCGCTTACATTTTTCACATATGACAATTTGTTGAACCATTCCTACATCATATGGAACCATGGTTGTGTGATCACAAGTGACCGTGCTAGCTTCATCAAAAGCATTTCTGATAGCCTCCACAAAACCAAATATTGCCACTTTTTGGGCCCAGACGGGAAATCTGTCAAGTAATTCCATAACTATGCTTCCATTTAACTTCACAAAATCCTTGGAACCCCCTCCTCCAAAAACTGCCCAATTGTTATGCTCACTGATGTCTAGAAATTCTGAGACTCGTGTCAAAATGGTTTCATATTTAGTAGATGTGTGACTTTGGACTAGCCGTAGAATAGAATCTTTAATCTTCTCCAACCTTAGCCAGAAAAACTGAATTTTGATGGGAGTGAATGAGTTGTCTTTGTTGACCCTGGCTAGTGTTTTTTGCATGTTTTCACTTGTGTTTCGATTTCCAACATAGATCACTTGAAGCTGCAAGCCTAGATTTTGTAGTTTTGTAATTCTTAATTCGAATTCATTGATCCAGTCTACGTTACTGCCTCCACATATGCAGATGTTTTGGCCCCCTTGTACCTGAAGACAATACTATTGAATGAGCATATCCCATGCCCCAAAAAGTTGCAGGCTCTCCGAGGATACACACAAAGAAAAAGACACACCTCATGTAGAAATGAGCCCAAATCTACATGAGGTTTACTTGTAATGTATTCTTCTGGAGTCATAGACATAATTATATTTGGAAAACAGTGATAGAGCTATACCAttgatataaacataaaattgaaGTTAAATAAGGACTCCATGTTATGTTGTTAGAAAATTACTTGTAAACAAGAATGACCCCATATGTAGATGAGCTCGAGTTTACATGAGAGCCAGTGTGTTTAACTACTGTAAAGTATCTTACCGTCTTTGTTAGGAAGTGATCTACTCCATCTAGCATAAGATTTAGGTTCCAATGTTCTTCTTTCCAAAGCTCTTTCTCTCTCGAATCAGAAAATGGGAAAGCTTTTGCCCCCCAAATCAACACCTGATCCATTGCATTATAACTTGAAACCGACCCTTGTGAATCTAATACTACCATTATGGGCTGATCTTCAAACTTCCATTCTTGTCTAATCATTCTCACTACTGCTGAGTTTAGTAACCATGGATGCCTGATTGATAACCATGGTAATGAGTTTGTTAAGTAATCAAAACTTATGTGTTCATCAAGAGTCCATCTTTCTGAAGACGAGACTGGGACCCACACTATCTCGTAGCCTTGCTCTATGTTTTTCTGGTGAGGATGTTCATGTGTCTGTTGTATTAGCAATAGAGTTTGATCTGTTGGCAAAAGATCTGGTTTTGAAACCATAAGCATAACTATCTTGTTTTTCAGTTTAGCTATACCAACCTGTTTTAGAAGGCAATTAGAGTTAAGGAAATATTAAAGCAAGCAATGACAGATGTGGCATTTTTTGATTAGACTAtcattacaataaaaaaatatatttttcaggAAGTCTGATCTTGAAAAGTTTATGGGGTGTTTGGTTGAAGGGTATGAGAATGAGTGAATCAGAATAATTCCTTGTACAAGTGtccaaaatttaaatttaggAACGAAACCAACAAATTTAGAGTTGCCCGGGGGTTGGGTATAAAAAACCTATTACACCCTACTATCCATATTGATTAACAACTATAAACCAAACGCTACCATTAAGATAACTCACCTCCTTTTACATGTAGGACCGGCATGGCCTTAAGATATGTCCCAATGTGTTTTGGTCAGTTTGGATGCCCCTAAACTTAATATCTTCTAACAGGTTGTACCCTCATTTAGCTTTAAATGGACTAATCGTAAAGAAAGTACTTACTTTTgcttgagaagaagaatcattgaGAGGCAACTCATCATTCAAAGAAAGTAATAAGTGAAGCAATTCTTGATTGTCAGTTACTATGTGGCCCTTAAGTAGATTCATCAACTTCTTGTATAACTTCTGCTCTgcaaaaaaacaacaaaagaaaaattaaagcTTATAGAAATGAATAGAAAATGTTTTCCTTCTCAAAAGACTCAAGATTATATTCGGTGGTTGGGGTCCTGTCATACAATCTAGAGAGTCTGAGTTCAAAATCCACTCTTGGGTATTGCTTGGTGGGTTACCAAACATGAGTTAAGGGACACGTGACAAAGGTTTCATTGTCTCAAATATAGTATTCTGGGTATTTTAACAAAAGATTTGGGAGTCctttattacctatatatccTTGATATGCATCAACCTGCATTCTGAGCCCACTGCATATTGTGGTCAACTTAAGAGCCAAACTAGACAAACCCCAAGCTGCATTTGCAGTTCTATTTGAATTCCTGGAAAAAATTTCGAGCTTTAACATAACATCGATGAGTAAGAAAAAGACATTAGTTGATCTTTATGGAAATCATCAAATTAACAAAGAGAGGTGTAAAAAAGAACATGCACTTGCTCCTGCTCCATAGCAATCAAGTCTATGATCTGAGATGCAGATGTCAATGAGCTTCTAAAGATCCAATAAGTGGCCAAGTAAATCTGAGACTTTGTAGCTTTCATCATAGTATGATCATGATCTTCATGAAGTACAAGTTGAAGAGGCAGGCCTTCAAATCTCACTACACATTTAGCTAATTCCATCATTTCTTCAATTAGAAGTTCCATTGCTTTGAACTGGGGTTTCAAACCTTCAGATTTCCTCCGACACAAGTTCTTAAGTACTGCAAGTGATGCTGCTAATGAATTGTGTGCATAAACCTCAAGAATGAGCCGAAATTCGCCATAACTTATTGCAAATGCTGTGAGTAATATAACCACTTTTGCATCCCATCTGTAGTTCCCTAACAGCTCTAGTATCAGTAGAGTTCGTCTGTGCAAATCTGCTGTGTTATGACACTCCCATAGTATCTGCAACACGGCCATTATATTAGAAGAAGAGAGAGACCGAGTCAAACATTCGTGTTCACCAAGTTTAACAAGAGAGTACCCCGCATGAAATCTTATAAATGGAGTGCTCCAAAATTTCTTTCAAAGCATAGTTTTCAATACCAGCAAGAGTATGCATATCGACAGCCTGAAATAGAAAGAAATGACTGTTAGGTTATAGAGATCAAGAAACAATCTTAGTCAAAAAGATAAAACGAACTAAGGGGTGATACATTGTTTGAATTAGAAGCGTAGAACATGACATTTTCCATGGCTTGAAACAATATCTTGCAATCCACATGACGCCCTTCGGATTCATGAGTGAGTAGAGTCTCATTTATGATGAATTCTTGTTCAATTGATAGATCTATAGAAGATAATTGAGGGGTCAAACTGTCATTTCCACTTAACTCCATGGGTAAATTTACTCAAATGAACTCAACTTCTACATCTTTTTGGATATATATCACCTGATATTTTATGCTTATTGTAAAAAGGGTCATGAGATTTAAGTCTATCTTGAAGCTAAAACTTTAGTTAGATACTATAGTACAAGTGCTTTATAACATGTGTACAACATCATCATGTGCATTTGTTAAATCCTGTTCTATAATATGGGCAGATAGCCAGATTCTTCAAAAAGCAAAAGGTAGAGggtataataaagaaaaagaaaaagcagGTGCTGGTTCTTAAACCTTGTTGTAAGCATGTAATATATGGCTAGACGTTCTAAAAGCAAATCAAGAATGAATGGGAAAAGGTAAAGTGGAAGTCTTATAGCTTAGAACTGAATATACATAATTGACAAATGAATTTCACGATGATGTACAACTGTACAAGCGACTAATGCAAGTTTAAATCTTCAGATCAACCATTGATCTCCATAAGGTTACTAAATCATTGATGTCCACATAAGGTTATTTGATCATTTGGTCTTTCCAAATTACATGCCACATTAAAGAAAAACTTGAATAAGAATGATTCAAATTTCATATATCCTCTATATATCTGGACATATTTTTTCCATGACatctttataaagaaaaaaaatataaaaatcgaCCTTGGTGTTCAAATAAGCAATGTATATGAAAATATCAAGTTAGGCAACAAGTTGTAGCAAAAATAACGAACCCGATACCAGGAAATTTTGGGCCGGGTCGGGGCGAGCTTAACGGGTTTCAGGGCAGTTAACGGGATTTTATTCGGGTTCAGGGCAGGGACTGCGGCATGCCTACCCCCACCCAACCCCacctgaaatatatatatatatatacatatataaagacAACTAATAATCTTCCATGTTTAACCAAAGAAAATGCCGTAAAACATTTTGTAGGCCTCattcttgtaatttttttatttcatctgGTTGGATCGCATTGCATGTTTCAGTATTGTGTCCTCTTGTTAAAGATGATGACAGAGCTTAAGGTGGTGCGTGTGAGTTATCAACCATTCAACTAGATTTTTCTTTCAATTGTACAATGGAAGTTCGGTTATGGTATAAGATCAGAGTGGACCAGTAAGTAAAAcagttttaagtttttttcatatttttcaaaacaaattcgGGTTGAGCTTCGGGTATAGTGACGGGTATCGCGTAAGGTCTTGGTGAACTATCTGGCCCAATAAGATCCCCAATGGGTATCGGGTTGGGTTCGGGTACCGTTTTCCTTAACGGGTTGGTATAGTACCACCCGCCCCGGACCCGGCCATTGCCATTCCTAGTTGTAAGAATATCCTCATTCTGGTTTGTAATTCGTGCAGAATGAGTATCATAACTAAACCACACCCCTTTAAGTAAAACTTCAAGAAAGATTCAGACTCAATAGTGTATGTTCATATGGTTCTTGTGACGTCTATAATGCCTTTCGTTATTTCTTTTCAAGTGATTCGAGCAAAAACACTTGCCATAGGCAATATAAAGAGTTGTGTACGTCCTAGAAACCAACATAGATATCACACATTTTGCATGGCAAGGTGGTTGTTACAAAATGATCTATAACTTACCAAAAGAGCCGTCTTGAACTCATAACagttcatgtatatatatgaataaccaaaataaaaaaaagcacCAAACAACTGATTAATTTGTTCTTAACACATGTACATAGATCAGTGTCATTAATTCTGTTTGAGTTTATAGCATTACCAATATTCTCTTTTATATAATCCCCCACCTTTTATTTCATGAAACCAAAGAATTCCCATCACAAAAACAAATGATAGAGTCCAACATGATCAAGAACATCATATTCTCTTCACCTAGATGGTTGTATTCCCATTTATGGTTCTCAGACATAGCCATGGGGCTGTTCATTATCTACATCGTCAACTCCATACTTCATAGACTCGTGACAAAGGGTCCTATGATATGGCCAGTTTTTGGAATACTTCCGACGGTAGCCTTACATACCTCTAATCTTTATGAATGGGGTAGTGATGCTTTGATAAAAAGTGGAGGAACATTTTACTATAGAGGTATGTGGATGGGTGGTACTTTTGGGATTGTCACAAGTGATCCTGAGAAAATCGAATACATGCTCAAGACAAATTTCAAGAACTTCCCTAAAGGGACAGCTTATAAAGAAAGATTTTATGATTTTCTTGGAGATGGGATTTTTAATGCCGACGATGAGTTGTGGAGGCAGCAACGTCGTGTGGCTAATTCTGAGATGCATTCAACTCGCTTCCAACAGTTTTCCATGAACTCTATCAAAGCACTGGTGCAcagaaagttattgaagcttttaGAAGCTAAAAAAGGGACTGTAATTGATTTGCAAGATGTGCTTCTCCGTTTTACTTTTGACAATACTTGTTCAGTGGCATTTGGTGTTGATTCAGGGTGTTTGGAAGTTGGATTACCAGAAACCC includes these proteins:
- the LOC122580568 gene encoding agamous-like MADS-box protein AGL16 codes for the protein MGRAKLRMELITKERARNTAYQARKLGIIKKASEFSILCDVDTIIIMFPPDSNKPDIWPDNHNKIKKTIASYKSKKGETGRRTYDLHDFFEDHKRKIEDELVKARKKNMEAKYPMWFDKLDGLNTSELAQFAIWLQNKEDIVIARLDLLKRNMSINQQPFMFDNMQHMFHYAGFGSGSQPAGLDHGQVVNQYTTHDNGWLQDAAATPYLPLGSELTGQSSLEYEGGVVNGHNLNQWASPQLEVQGGRMPDFAMQELNKWASPQPVVHDSMVLDLVRQNFQSQVNNGGGQFSTMNDHQGRFQD
- the LOC122579532 gene encoding protein SIEVE ELEMENT OCCLUSION C isoform X2, translated to MENVMFYASNSNNAVDMHTLAGIENYALKEILEHSIYKISCGILWECHNTADLHRRTLLILELLGNYRWDAKVVILLTAFAISYGEFRLILEVYAHNSLAASLAVLKNLCRRKSEGLKPQFKAMELLIEEMMELAKCVVRFEGLPLQLVLHEDHDHTMMKATKSQIYLATYWIFRSSLTSASQIIDLIAMEQEQVNSNRTANAAWGLSSLALKLTTICSGLRMQVDAYQGYIEQKLYKKLMNLLKGHIVTDNQELLHLLLSLNDELPLNDSSSQAKVGIAKLKNKIVMLMVSKPDLLPTDQTLLLIQQTHEHPHQKNIEQGYEIVWVPVSSSERWTLDEHISFDYLTNSLPWLSIRHPWLLNSAVVRMIRQEWKFEDQPIMVVLDSQGSVSSYNAMDQVLIWGAKAFPFSDSREKELWKEEHWNLNLMLDGVDHFLTKTVQGGQNICICGGSNVDWINEFELRITKLQNLGLQLQVIYVGNRNTSENMQKTLARVNKDNSFTPIKIQFFWLRLEKIKDSILRLVQSHTSTKYETILTRVSEFLDISEHNNWAVFGGGGSKDFVKLNGSIVMELLDRFPVWAQKVAIFGFVEAIRNAFDEASTVTCDHTTMVPYDVGMVQQIVICEKCKRLMSPYVVYQCDGSQ
- the LOC122579532 gene encoding protein SIEVE ELEMENT OCCLUSION C isoform X3 translates to MHTLAGIENYALKEILEHSIYKISCGILWECHNTADLHRRTLLILELLGNYRWDAKVVILLTAFAISYGEFRLILEVYAHNSLAASLAVLKNLCRRKSEGLKPQFKAMELLIEEMMELAKCVVRFEGLPLQLVLHEDHDHTMMKATKSQIYLATYWIFRSSLTSASQIIDLIAMEQEQVNSNRTANAAWGLSSLALKLTTICSGLRMQVDAYQGYIEQKLYKKLMNLLKGHIVTDNQELLHLLLSLNDELPLNDSSSQAKVGIAKLKNKIVMLMVSKPDLLPTDQTLLLIQQTHEHPHQKNIEQGYEIVWVPVSSSERWTLDEHISFDYLTNSLPWLSIRHPWLLNSAVVRMIRQEWKFEDQPIMVVLDSQGSVSSYNAMDQVLIWGAKAFPFSDSREKELWKEEHWNLNLMLDGVDHFLTKTVQGGQNICICGGSNVDWINEFELRITKLQNLGLQLQVIYVGNRNTSENMQKTLARVNKDNSFTPIKIQFFWLRLEKIKDSILRLVQSHTSTKYETILTRVSEFLDISEHNNWAVFGGGGSKDFVKLNGSIVMELLDRFPVWAQKVAIFGFVEAIRNAFDEASTVTCDHTTMVPYDVGMVQQIVICEKCKRLMSPYVVYQCDGSQ
- the LOC122579532 gene encoding protein SIEVE ELEMENT OCCLUSION C isoform X1, yielding MELSGNDSLTPQLSSIDLSIEQEFIINETLLTHESEGRHVDCKILFQAMENVMFYASNSNNAVDMHTLAGIENYALKEILEHSIYKISCGILWECHNTADLHRRTLLILELLGNYRWDAKVVILLTAFAISYGEFRLILEVYAHNSLAASLAVLKNLCRRKSEGLKPQFKAMELLIEEMMELAKCVVRFEGLPLQLVLHEDHDHTMMKATKSQIYLATYWIFRSSLTSASQIIDLIAMEQEQVNSNRTANAAWGLSSLALKLTTICSGLRMQVDAYQGYIEQKLYKKLMNLLKGHIVTDNQELLHLLLSLNDELPLNDSSSQAKVGIAKLKNKIVMLMVSKPDLLPTDQTLLLIQQTHEHPHQKNIEQGYEIVWVPVSSSERWTLDEHISFDYLTNSLPWLSIRHPWLLNSAVVRMIRQEWKFEDQPIMVVLDSQGSVSSYNAMDQVLIWGAKAFPFSDSREKELWKEEHWNLNLMLDGVDHFLTKTVQGGQNICICGGSNVDWINEFELRITKLQNLGLQLQVIYVGNRNTSENMQKTLARVNKDNSFTPIKIQFFWLRLEKIKDSILRLVQSHTSTKYETILTRVSEFLDISEHNNWAVFGGGGSKDFVKLNGSIVMELLDRFPVWAQKVAIFGFVEAIRNAFDEASTVTCDHTTMVPYDVGMVQQIVICEKCKRLMSPYVVYQCDGSQ